From Watersipora subatra chromosome 2, tzWatSuba1.1, whole genome shotgun sequence, one genomic window encodes:
- the LOC137388373 gene encoding calcium-activated chloride channel regulator 1-like, with the protein MALQNHMIVHITCLMTVLVTSSNIGNDRQDINLSSDGGYTDILIAIDERVTEDPEIIFELQEYFTGASEVLRIATENRLYFKNFTIVVPENWTHSSDWMEPEEEETVTRARIIVAEANLAYGNEPYTLQPGGCGQEGDFIHFTSEYLTRSSNDANTYKPVKRVVKEFAKLKWGLFDENIPINDTVTPRFYFKDNAIQPEGCIETVKFDFKDFSQCVISNSPPPYPCDFILKEVLGSASLLSYDYAESVTGFCKDNKEGATHNILSSNLQNANCQDRSAWSVIIQNCAKNNTFYFYLDYYSSSHNNHIHDNIYYNIDNLHKYHINHFYYNSGDLHKYHINHFYHNPGKLHKYHINHFYYNSGDLHKYHINYFYYNPFILYLTYNSCTANRSLSDTMRSGYTVSLFRCFDQYGCIRQNHYHVRSSSVVYYELLERRSCCRNCLIF; encoded by the exons ATGGCTCTCCAAAATCATATGATAGTTCACATCACGTGCTTGATGACCGTTCTGGTAACATCGTCAAACATTGGTAATGACCGGCAGGATATAAACCTGAGTTCAGATGGAGGCTACACTGACATACTCATTGCTATTGATGAACGAGTTACTGAAGACCCGGAAATTATTTTTGAACTGCAG GAATACTTCACTGGTGCTTCAGAAGTTCTTCGAATCGCTACtgaaaatagactatattttaaaaacttcaccATAGTTGTACCAGAAAATTGGACACACAGCAGTGATTGGATGGAG CCTGAAGAAGAAGAGACCGTAACACGAGCAAGAATAATAGTAGCAGAGGCTAACCTTGCTTATGGAAACGAACCTTACACTCTTCAACCTGGAGGCTGTGGACAGGAAGGAGATTTTATTCACTTCACTTCAGAGTATCTTACTAGAAGTTCGAATGACGCCAATACATACAAGCCAG TTAAAAGAGTAGTGAAAGAGTTTGCCAAGCTGAAATGGGGTTTGTTTGATGAAAACATTCCCATAAATGACACAGTTACGCCACGGTTCTattttaaagataatgcaaTACAGCCAGAAGG GTGCATTGAGACGGTTAAATTCGACTTTAAAGACTTTTCTCAATGTGTCATTAGCAACAGCCCTCCTCCTTATCCTTGTGATTTTATACTGAAGGAGGTTTTAGGCTCAGCATCACTATTATCTTATGATTACGCAGAATCG GTGACCGGATTCTGCAAAGATAATAAAGAAGGAGCAACTCACAATATTCTTTCTAGCAATTTACAGAACGCGAATTGTCAAGATAGAAGCGCTTGGAGTGTTAT AATTCAGAATTGTGCAAAAAACAACACTTTCTACTTCTACCTCGACTACTACTCTTCTTCCCACAACAACCACATCCACGACAACATCTACTACAACATCGACAACCTCCACAAGTACCACATCAACCACTTCTACTACAACTCCGGTGACCTCCACAAGTACCACATCAACCACTTCTACCACAACCCCGGTAAGCTCCACAAGTACCACATCAACCACTTCTACTACAACTCCGGTGACCTCCACAAGTACCACATCAACTACTTCTACTACAACCCCTTCATCCTCTACCTCACCTACAACAGTTGCACCGCCAACAGAAGCCTTAGTGACACCATGCGCTCAGGATATACTGTGTCTCTGTTTAGATGTTTCGACCAGTATGGAT